The Nitrosopumilus sp. genome includes a window with the following:
- a CDS encoding PPOX class F420-dependent oxidoreductase — translation MDDKVIKLFSEKNLVFIATLMKDGSPQLSPVWANYEDGYVLVNTAEGRVKHRNVLRDPRIAISVVSKDNSLDMTTIRGMVEELIPDYEYKHADKLTKQYMGRDHYPFKREDEKRVILKIKPERIFILPELQMND, via the coding sequence ATGGATGATAAAGTTATAAAATTATTTTCAGAAAAAAATCTTGTTTTTATTGCCACATTGATGAAGGATGGCTCTCCACAACTATCTCCTGTTTGGGCAAACTATGAAGATGGATATGTTTTAGTAAATACTGCTGAAGGGCGAGTTAAACATAGAAATGTTTTACGTGACCCACGTATAGCAATATCTGTTGTATCAAAAGACAATTCCCTTGATATGACCACAATTCGTGGTATGGTTGAAGAATTAATTCCAGATTATGAATACAAACATGCAGACAAACTAACAAAGCAATACATGGGTCGTGATCATTATCCATTCAAACGAGAAGATGAAAAAAGAGTAATTCTGAAAATTAAACCTGAAAGAATCTTTATCTTGCCTGAATTACAGATGAATGACTAG
- a CDS encoding winged helix-turn-helix domain-containing protein, protein MSTLLEKQIKVNRIVTTSIGHARAIEDPARAKIVEILYHQTLSADQISTALKKSGYKKALTTVRHHLEILKESGLIEIARIEESRGAITKFYSTSTKLLDFQMPVDFDLTYSKVIDNTSTKIEKILKGLTPKTIKSKGKTSEEYSQYLVMEIMNRAMTNVLEKSSTK, encoded by the coding sequence ATGTCAACGCTGCTAGAAAAGCAAATCAAAGTTAATCGTATTGTTACGACAAGTATTGGACATGCACGTGCAATTGAAGACCCTGCACGTGCAAAAATTGTGGAAATTTTATATCATCAGACACTTTCTGCAGACCAAATTTCTACTGCTCTGAAAAAATCTGGGTATAAAAAAGCACTTACAACAGTACGCCATCATTTGGAGATTTTAAAAGAATCTGGTTTAATCGAAATTGCAAGAATTGAGGAATCTAGAGGTGCCATTACTAAATTTTATAGCACGTCAACAAAGCTACTTGATTTTCAAATGCCTGTGGATTTTGACTTAACATATTCAAAGGTAATTGATAATACGTCTACAAAAATTGAGAAAATTCTGAAAGGATTGACACCAAAAACCATCAAATCCAAAGGAAAAACATCTGAAGAATATTCACAATATCTGGTAATGGAAATTATGAACAGGGCAATGACAAATGTGCTTGAAAAATCTAGCACGAAATAA
- the purC gene encoding phosphoribosylaminoimidazolesuccinocarboxamide synthase, with product MKFLTSGKVKDLYAMDDNTILFKFSDRVSAYDVKFNENIPQKGKVLCKFAEFWFNELHVPNHFVKKYSDTEIIVKKMQMLPIECVVRGYFYGSLVDRWKNGEVILPEHTDTTLAAKLLEPFFDPTTKSEHDIPLSKSKALEMNLVNEEQYIWLKKTSIDIYKKMSKLADHAGFILADLKLEFGVLDGQITLGDSIGPDEYRLWPKDSYQIGTTQEAYDKQILRDWLTEHGYQKQFNDARSAGKEPIAPKIPKEIISKMTQRYVIAYERLSGCTL from the coding sequence GTGAAATTCCTCACTTCAGGCAAGGTAAAGGATTTGTATGCAATGGATGATAATACAATACTTTTCAAATTCTCTGATAGAGTTTCAGCATATGATGTAAAATTCAATGAAAACATACCCCAAAAAGGTAAGGTTCTATGCAAATTTGCAGAGTTTTGGTTTAATGAATTACACGTACCAAATCATTTTGTAAAAAAGTACTCTGATACTGAAATTATTGTAAAAAAGATGCAGATGCTTCCAATTGAATGTGTAGTTAGAGGTTATTTTTATGGTAGTCTAGTAGATAGATGGAAAAATGGTGAGGTTATACTTCCAGAACATACTGATACAACACTGGCTGCAAAATTATTAGAACCATTTTTTGATCCTACTACAAAATCTGAACATGACATTCCACTTAGTAAATCAAAAGCGTTGGAGATGAATCTTGTAAATGAAGAACAGTATATTTGGCTAAAGAAAACATCTATTGATATTTACAAAAAAATGTCTAAACTTGCAGATCATGCTGGATTTATCTTGGCGGATTTAAAATTGGAATTTGGAGTTTTGGATGGTCAAATCACATTAGGTGATTCTATTGGTCCTGACGAGTACAGATTATGGCCAAAGGATTCCTACCAAATTGGAACAACACAGGAGGCATATGACAAACAGATACTACGTGATTGGTTAACTGAACACGGTTATCAAAAACAATTTAATGATGCAAGAAGTGCAGGGAAAGAGCCTATTGCACCCAAAATTCCAAAAGAAATTATTTCAAAAATGACTCAACGTTATGTTATTGCATATGAAAGACTTAGCGGATGTACACTATGA
- a CDS encoding DUF427 domain-containing protein: MQAIWNDTIIAESDETIVVEGNHYFPYDSIKKKFFKKTDLTTICGWKGKANYYSVDVNGKINKDCAWFYAEPNDAAMKIKGMVAFWNGVKVK, encoded by the coding sequence ATGCAAGCAATTTGGAATGACACAATAATTGCAGAAAGTGATGAAACCATAGTAGTTGAAGGAAATCACTACTTCCCATATGATTCTATAAAAAAAAAATTTTTTAAAAAGACGGACTTAACCACTATTTGTGGATGGAAAGGTAAGGCAAATTATTATTCAGTTGATGTAAATGGAAAAATTAACAAAGACTGTGCTTGGTTTTATGCTGAACCCAATGATGCTGCCATGAAGATTAAAGGTATGGTTGCATTTTGGAATGGTGTGAAAGTAAAGTGA
- a CDS encoding amidophosphoribosyltransferase — protein MVKENCGVVGIFSLTGTNVVPMVIDALRALQHRGQEAWGLAIPNKAPLKRLGLVSAASSEFKKISEEYASPAVIGHVRYSTMGKSTLENAQPLKVKDLCIAHNGTIANVQELSNLVGGCSFTPQNASDTLVAAQRLVSLISENGGMGKALSILKNEMIGSYCFTFISDDHSVYAARDPKGFRPMVLGHKESDNTYIVASESSAVSAVGAQLQRNVRPGELIKLSKNGLETEMFSDDPSRAHCSFEFTYFAHPSSNMEGTNIYVARKNIGRFLAKKFPIKDADLVIPVPDSARPAALGYAQELGISFDEGLLKDRYSKKGPLRSFIEPHQSDRIEINRWIIPIKEIIEGQHVVVIDDSLVRGTSSKAIIKALRRAGARKISMVITYPPIKFPCYAGIDFPSQEELATFSNGQVMTQEELTEMVRQSIGADFLGYNDAENLAAAVGIPKDSMCFTCSSGNYESLGITPEFRTREEMKGE, from the coding sequence TTGGTTAAAGAAAATTGTGGTGTTGTAGGAATCTTTAGTCTTACTGGAACCAATGTTGTTCCAATGGTCATTGATGCATTAAGGGCCCTTCAGCATAGAGGTCAAGAAGCTTGGGGGCTTGCAATTCCAAACAAAGCTCCGCTTAAGAGATTGGGACTAGTTTCTGCAGCATCATCCGAATTTAAGAAAATTTCAGAAGAGTATGCATCCCCTGCAGTAATAGGACATGTTCGCTATTCTACAATGGGTAAGAGTACTTTAGAAAATGCACAACCTCTCAAAGTAAAGGATCTATGTATCGCTCATAATGGAACAATTGCAAATGTACAGGAATTATCTAATCTGGTAGGAGGATGTTCATTTACTCCACAAAATGCGAGTGATACCCTTGTTGCTGCTCAAAGACTTGTTTCACTGATCTCTGAGAATGGTGGAATGGGAAAGGCATTATCAATTCTTAAAAATGAAATGATTGGATCTTATTGCTTTACATTTATTTCAGATGATCATTCTGTTTATGCTGCACGTGATCCAAAAGGATTTCGTCCAATGGTTTTAGGCCATAAAGAATCAGATAATACGTACATTGTTGCATCTGAATCTTCTGCAGTATCTGCAGTTGGAGCACAACTACAACGAAATGTACGTCCCGGTGAACTAATTAAGTTAAGCAAAAATGGATTAGAAACTGAAATGTTTTCAGATGATCCTTCTCGTGCACATTGTTCTTTTGAATTTACTTATTTTGCACATCCCTCAAGTAACATGGAGGGAACAAACATCTATGTTGCAAGAAAAAATATTGGCCGATTCTTAGCAAAAAAATTTCCAATAAAAGATGCTGATTTGGTAATACCTGTTCCGGATTCTGCGAGACCTGCTGCATTGGGTTATGCACAAGAACTTGGTATATCATTCGATGAGGGTCTACTTAAAGACAGATACAGTAAGAAAGGCCCACTGAGAAGTTTTATTGAACCACACCAGTCTGACAGAATAGAAATCAACCGATGGATTATCCCCATTAAAGAAATTATTGAAGGTCAACATGTAGTGGTAATTGATGATAGTTTGGTTAGAGGGACTAGCTCCAAGGCAATTATTAAGGCACTTCGAAGAGCAGGTGCTAGAAAAATCAGCATGGTGATAACATACCCTCCAATCAAATTTCCATGTTATGCTGGAATTGATTTTCCATCACAGGAAGAACTAGCAACATTTTCCAATGGACAAGTGATGACTCAAGAAGAACTAACTGAGATGGTTAGACAAAGTATTGGTGCTGACTTTTTAGGTTACAATGATGCAGAAAATCTTGCAGCTGCAGTTGGTATCCCAAAGGACTCAATGTGCTTTACATGTTCATCTGGTAATTATGAATCTCTTGGAATCACACCTGAATTTAGAACCAGAGAGGAAATGAAGGGTGAGTAA
- the purL gene encoding phosphoribosylformylglycinamidine synthase subunit PurL has translation MSLEPQELSDLKLKIGRDPTSTELHIVAAEWSEHCSYKSSKKHLKMLPMIGPLVIKEKGYDSGVLDVGDGYVVTAHIESHNHPSAVEPYGGAATGVGGVIRDILSTGTRPIAILDGLRFGNIEKDQHAKWLFKNAVSGIADYGNCLGIPTIGGEVEFDDCYQNYALVDVAAIGFGKKENLIKNHAKKGDLVILLGGSTGRDGIGGSQFASDSLESEDRSAVQIPDPFIEKLIIDAILEARNQKLIHAMKDLGGGGLSCAISETADALGIGIEMDVEKVHTRESDMHPDEIMVSESQERMLIVTSKIKLKKLQEICKKFNIGCSVIGHVKFDNQMHIKKGKKTFANLPTDVVANATLLDLPSKKPMYIETIENEHKLKPINDYSKLMMKFLASPNIASKIWIYGQYDHEVGIRTVTKPGRDASVLRLDNGKFLSAKIDGNPKHCYINPREGAIGCFEEACRNVVCTGAKPIGMLDHLQFGSPKDPEIFWTFLESLKGLTDFAKFFKIPCIGGKVSLYNETPAGPIKPTPVIGVLGLIDKKPSIPQKITNDDCLVIIGNTKDELGGSEYFEYVHKFIGGKCPVVNFKDSKKNMSSVLEVINDNLVKVVHDCSKGGLAVAASEICMTNNIGCKVYLDKIPGEKLPVDRILFSESHSRYLLVLERKNLKKLESLLKKNKTSFKEIGKFGDDKIQFINSTKLIIDLRVDKTQKIWLNSLRDLVLHG, from the coding sequence TTGAGTCTGGAACCTCAAGAACTGTCAGATTTGAAATTAAAAATTGGGCGAGATCCGACTTCTACTGAATTACACATTGTAGCAGCCGAGTGGTCTGAGCATTGCTCTTACAAATCATCCAAGAAACATCTCAAAATGTTACCCATGATAGGACCTTTAGTAATAAAAGAAAAAGGATATGATTCTGGAGTTTTAGATGTTGGTGACGGTTATGTTGTGACTGCACATATTGAAAGTCATAATCACCCTTCTGCAGTTGAACCTTATGGTGGAGCTGCAACAGGTGTTGGTGGTGTAATCCGAGATATTTTGTCTACAGGAACTAGGCCTATTGCAATTTTGGATGGATTGCGTTTTGGAAATATTGAAAAAGATCAACATGCAAAATGGCTTTTCAAAAATGCGGTTTCTGGTATTGCAGACTATGGGAATTGTTTAGGAATCCCTACCATTGGAGGGGAAGTCGAATTTGATGATTGTTATCAAAATTATGCTTTAGTAGATGTTGCGGCTATTGGATTTGGAAAAAAAGAGAATTTAATCAAAAACCATGCAAAGAAAGGAGATTTGGTGATACTACTTGGAGGTTCGACTGGAAGAGATGGTATTGGCGGTTCTCAGTTTGCATCTGACTCTTTGGAATCTGAAGATAGATCTGCTGTTCAAATTCCTGATCCTTTCATAGAGAAATTGATTATAGATGCAATACTTGAAGCAAGAAATCAAAAATTAATCCATGCAATGAAGGATCTTGGTGGTGGTGGATTATCTTGTGCAATTTCAGAGACAGCTGATGCACTAGGTATTGGAATAGAGATGGATGTTGAGAAGGTGCATACACGTGAATCAGACATGCATCCAGATGAGATCATGGTTTCTGAATCTCAAGAACGCATGCTTATTGTAACAAGTAAAATCAAATTAAAAAAATTACAAGAAATTTGCAAGAAATTCAACATTGGGTGTTCTGTAATTGGTCACGTGAAATTTGATAATCAGATGCACATTAAAAAAGGCAAAAAAACATTTGCAAATCTACCTACAGATGTTGTGGCAAATGCAACTTTACTTGATTTACCATCAAAAAAACCTATGTACATAGAAACAATTGAAAACGAACACAAACTCAAACCAATCAATGATTATTCAAAACTTATGATGAAATTCCTTGCATCTCCAAATATTGCAAGTAAGATTTGGATTTATGGTCAATATGATCATGAAGTTGGGATTCGAACTGTCACTAAACCTGGACGTGACGCATCTGTTTTACGTCTAGATAATGGAAAATTTCTTTCTGCAAAAATTGATGGAAATCCTAAACATTGCTATATCAATCCAAGAGAGGGTGCAATTGGTTGTTTTGAGGAAGCATGTAGAAACGTTGTATGTACTGGTGCAAAACCAATTGGGATGCTAGATCATCTTCAATTTGGCAGTCCTAAGGATCCTGAAATATTTTGGACTTTTTTGGAATCTCTAAAAGGTTTAACTGATTTTGCTAAGTTTTTTAAAATACCCTGTATTGGCGGTAAAGTAAGCTTATACAACGAAACTCCAGCAGGTCCAATAAAACCAACACCTGTAATTGGTGTTTTGGGTTTAATTGATAAAAAACCATCTATCCCTCAAAAAATCACCAACGATGACTGTCTTGTAATTATCGGGAATACTAAAGATGAGCTTGGTGGATCTGAGTACTTTGAATATGTGCATAAATTCATCGGAGGTAAATGTCCTGTTGTTAACTTTAAAGATTCAAAGAAAAATATGTCTTCTGTACTAGAAGTAATTAATGATAATTTGGTAAAGGTTGTACATGATTGCTCAAAAGGTGGTCTTGCAGTTGCAGCATCTGAAATATGTATGACAAACAATATTGGTTGTAAGGTATATTTGGATAAAATACCTGGCGAAAAACTTCCAGTTGACCGAATTTTATTTTCTGAAAGCCATTCTCGTTATTTACTTGTATTAGAAAGAAAAAATCTCAAAAAACTTGAAAGTCTATTGAAAAAAAATAAAACTTCCTTCAAGGAAATAGGTAAATTTGGAGACGACAAGATTCAATTTATCAATTCTACAAAACTCATTATAGATCTAAGAGTTGATAAAACTCAAAAAATTTGGTTAAACTCATTACGAGATTTGGTTCTTCATGGTTAA
- the purQ gene encoding phosphoribosylformylglycinamidine synthase subunit PurQ: protein MKVGVVVFPGSNCDRDMYHVLSDVFNLDAKYYWHEKGLPKNIDAVILPGGFSYGDRLRAGVIAAHSPIIKDIQKMAKKGIPILGVCNGFQILVEAGLLPGVLLKNESLNFMCEWTNLIVENNTTSFTNQFKLHDKIPIPIANGEGRYYVDDDTLKNLKKKNQIVFRYDVVINGSSDRIAGVCNEDGNVVGMMPHPERAVESEINPINNKPSSLIFESLLTKAGVNN, encoded by the coding sequence GTGAAAGTTGGAGTTGTAGTTTTTCCTGGTAGTAATTGTGATCGTGATATGTACCATGTTTTGAGCGATGTCTTTAATTTAGATGCCAAGTACTATTGGCATGAAAAAGGTCTTCCAAAAAATATAGATGCTGTGATTCTCCCTGGGGGGTTTTCTTATGGAGATAGACTCAGGGCTGGAGTGATTGCAGCTCATAGTCCCATTATCAAAGATATACAAAAAATGGCAAAAAAAGGAATCCCCATCTTAGGTGTATGTAATGGATTTCAAATTCTTGTAGAGGCAGGATTGCTTCCAGGGGTTTTACTCAAAAATGAATCATTAAATTTTATGTGTGAGTGGACAAACTTGATTGTTGAAAATAATACTACATCGTTTACAAATCAATTCAAACTACATGATAAAATTCCAATCCCAATTGCAAATGGTGAGGGACGATACTATGTTGATGATGATACGTTAAAAAATTTAAAGAAAAAAAATCAAATTGTTTTTAGATATGATGTTGTGATAAATGGCTCCTCTGATAGAATTGCGGGTGTGTGTAATGAAGATGGAAACGTGGTTGGTATGATGCCCCATCCTGAAAGAGCTGTTGAATCTGAAATTAATCCTATTAATAATAAACCTTCATCGCTTATCTTTGAATCTTTATTGACAAAAGCAGGTGTTAATAATTGA
- the purS gene encoding phosphoribosylformylglycinamidine synthase subunit PurS encodes MAIFDVHVTIENKPGISDPEGDTILNDLVLKGSKKTVSKIKTAKMLKFTIQEKDKRTAQSKVQEICDELRIYNPMVSKVTINVFDG; translated from the coding sequence ATGGCAATTTTTGATGTTCATGTAACGATTGAAAACAAACCTGGTATTAGTGATCCTGAGGGAGATACAATTCTAAATGATCTTGTTCTTAAGGGATCTAAGAAAACAGTTTCAAAAATAAAAACTGCAAAGATGTTAAAATTCACTATCCAGGAAAAAGATAAGAGAACTGCTCAATCTAAAGTGCAAGAAATATGTGATGAATTGAGAATCTATAATCCTATGGTAAGCAAGGTCACAATCAATGTTTTTGATGGTTAG
- the tatC gene encoding twin-arginine translocase subunit TatC — MSELEDIGKHLEELRKRVIRIVLVIGIITACLLSFHLEPIQIEQTTLYYPILDPLNNTSAQITYHMKENLVPENVQLIQTAPGQAFFAQVYIAALVGIIVGMPVVIIELVSFIKPALKEKEVKISRSISIPALGLFIAGCVFSYYFVIPYILEFLYRYGESAGLVTFLNIMDFVTFVLQFLLAFGFSFQLPIVMYAVSASDIIDSSFWRKNIRYAIVVIVIFGAVITPDGSGITMWFISIPMMALYIAGMVVIERKERIERKKLNT, encoded by the coding sequence ATGTCAGAATTAGAAGATATTGGCAAACATTTAGAAGAATTAAGAAAAAGAGTAATCAGGATAGTATTAGTGATTGGGATTATCACAGCATGTCTTTTGTCATTTCATTTAGAACCAATTCAAATAGAGCAAACTACTTTGTATTATCCAATACTTGATCCACTAAACAATACTTCAGCTCAAATCACATATCATATGAAGGAAAATCTAGTTCCAGAAAATGTACAGTTAATTCAAACTGCACCAGGACAGGCATTTTTTGCTCAAGTGTACATTGCTGCACTAGTTGGAATAATAGTAGGGATGCCAGTAGTAATTATAGAATTAGTTAGTTTCATTAAACCAGCACTGAAAGAAAAGGAAGTCAAGATTAGTAGAAGTATTTCAATTCCAGCGCTAGGATTGTTTATTGCAGGCTGTGTGTTTTCTTACTATTTTGTAATTCCATATATTCTAGAATTTTTATACAGATATGGAGAATCAGCTGGGCTAGTAACTTTTCTCAACATCATGGATTTTGTAACATTTGTTTTACAATTTTTATTAGCGTTTGGATTTTCATTCCAGCTTCCAATTGTAATGTATGCTGTATCTGCATCAGATATAATAGATTCAAGTTTTTGGAGAAAGAATATTCGGTATGCCATTGTAGTAATTGTGATTTTTGGGGCTGTGATCACCCCTGATGGGAGTGGAATTACAATGTGGTTTATTTCAATTCCAATGATGGCACTTTACATTGCAGGGATGGTAGTGATTGAACGTAAAGAGCGCATAGAGCGTAAGAAGTTGAACACTTAA
- a CDS encoding twin-arginine translocase TatA/TatE family subunit: MQGTEIIIVVVVIGVLIFGAKKIPELAKTFGKAKGEFEKGKIEGEKELNDFKGKIDNPINDKESK, encoded by the coding sequence ATGCAAGGAACCGAAATTATCATTGTAGTAGTAGTCATTGGTGTTTTGATTTTTGGCGCAAAAAAGATTCCAGAGCTTGCCAAGACATTTGGAAAGGCAAAAGGAGAATTCGAGAAAGGCAAAATTGAGGGTGAAAAAGAACTTAACGACTTCAAGGGAAAAATAGACAATCCCATAAACGATAAAGAATCAAAATAA
- a CDS encoding SRPBCC family protein, translating into MIRFSFEKIVNAKREYVFEIFSNFENYQKLFPQHFPSIRIRSVRNDVSVVEEHFNLGSKELLIMAKHVSKTPVLHEVFVIGGDGKGSHIQEQFIDVLEGTKILVDVNLKLKGKMKIRGLFTKNKFQLDYEHILNDFIKSAEN; encoded by the coding sequence TTGATCAGATTCTCATTTGAAAAAATAGTTAATGCAAAAAGAGAATATGTTTTTGAAATTTTTTCTAACTTTGAAAATTATCAGAAGTTGTTCCCACAGCATTTTCCATCAATTAGAATTCGTTCAGTAAGAAATGATGTTTCAGTAGTTGAAGAACATTTCAATCTAGGAAGTAAAGAATTATTGATTATGGCAAAGCATGTTTCTAAAACTCCTGTATTACATGAAGTTTTTGTAATTGGAGGGGATGGGAAGGGTAGTCACATCCAAGAACAATTTATAGATGTTTTAGAAGGTACAAAAATTTTAGTGGATGTGAATTTAAAACTAAAAGGAAAAATGAAGATCCGTGGATTATTTACAAAAAATAAGTTTCAATTGGATTATGAACATATTTTAAATGATTTTATAAAAAGTGCTGAAAACTAA
- a CDS encoding UbiX family flavin prenyltransferase: MKLIIGITGSTGVIYGIRILETLKKMNAETHLIMSKWGEQCISMETEHTVDYVKSLATNISDEKNMAASISSGTHRVDGMIVAPCSMKTLAAIANGYDDTLVARAAGVTIKESRKLILMVRETPLSAIHLENMLKLSRLGVIILPPVTEFYTKPKSIDDIVNHGVGKCLDQFNIEHNLYPRWGTF, from the coding sequence TTGAAATTAATCATTGGCATAACGGGTAGTACTGGTGTAATATATGGAATCAGGATACTTGAGACTCTAAAAAAGATGAATGCTGAAACTCATTTGATAATGTCTAAATGGGGCGAACAGTGTATTTCCATGGAAACAGAACATACCGTTGATTATGTGAAATCATTGGCAACCAATATTTCTGATGAAAAAAACATGGCTGCAAGTATTTCCAGCGGTACTCATAGAGTTGATGGAATGATTGTAGCACCATGTAGTATGAAAACATTAGCTGCAATTGCAAATGGGTATGATGATACTCTAGTTGCAAGAGCTGCTGGAGTTACAATTAAAGAATCAAGAAAATTAATTTTGATGGTTAGAGAAACCCCATTATCTGCAATTCATTTAGAAAACATGTTAAAGTTATCCCGATTAGGTGTAATCATTTTACCTCCGGTTACAGAATTTTATACCAAACCAAAATCAATTGATGATATTGTAAACCATGGTGTTGGAAAATGCCTAGATCAATTTAACATAGAGCACAATTTATACCCCCGATGGGGTACTTTCTAA
- a CDS encoding formate--phosphoribosylaminoimidazolecarboxamide ligase family protein, with amino-acid sequence MIKSSDIKNIVNKYSDVKIGVLGSHSALEIMDGAKDENFQTIVFCQKGREGPYQRFRRIADEIIVLNKFKEMASAKYQKQLRDSNTIIVPHRSLTVYLGYKIIENSFKVPIFGNRKLFQAEERTAKKGQYYLLEKARIKYPKLFKDPKNINKPCIVKVQEKNRPLERAFFTVSSYKDFVEKSEAKIKQGIIARKDLERASIEELAIGTYMNFNFFHTPISDQVDFIGIERRLQTNIHDYNALPARQQLDIDVELQNIEVGHTPASIRESLLEKVIKIGDKFVAAVKKEYAPGIIGPFSLQSVITKDLELVVYDVSLRVPGNPIVATTSPYTKYQYGETFGVGRRIAMEIKHAQEEGRLDEIVT; translated from the coding sequence GTGATTAAGAGTTCTGATATCAAGAATATAGTAAACAAGTATTCAGACGTAAAAATTGGAGTTCTTGGTAGTCATTCTGCATTAGAAATTATGGACGGTGCAAAAGATGAAAACTTCCAGACTATCGTTTTTTGTCAAAAAGGGAGAGAAGGGCCATATCAAAGATTTAGACGAATTGCAGATGAGATAATAGTCTTAAACAAATTCAAAGAAATGGCATCAGCCAAATACCAAAAACAATTAAGAGATTCAAATACAATAATAGTTCCACACAGATCGCTTACAGTTTATCTGGGTTACAAAATAATAGAAAATTCATTCAAGGTTCCAATTTTTGGCAATAGAAAATTATTCCAGGCTGAAGAGCGAACTGCAAAGAAAGGACAATACTATCTATTAGAAAAAGCCAGAATAAAATATCCAAAATTATTCAAGGATCCAAAAAATATCAACAAACCATGCATAGTAAAGGTTCAAGAAAAAAATAGACCTCTTGAAAGAGCATTCTTTACAGTTTCATCCTACAAAGATTTTGTAGAAAAATCAGAAGCAAAAATTAAGCAAGGAATTATTGCAAGAAAAGATCTTGAGAGAGCAAGCATTGAGGAATTAGCAATAGGAACATACATGAATTTTAACTTCTTTCACACTCCAATTTCAGATCAAGTTGATTTCATAGGGATTGAGCGTAGATTACAAACCAATATTCATGATTACAACGCACTACCTGCAAGACAACAATTGGATATTGATGTGGAATTACAAAATATAGAAGTAGGACATACACCTGCAAGCATCAGGGAATCATTACTAGAAAAAGTCATCAAAATAGGGGATAAATTTGTGGCTGCAGTTAAAAAAGAATATGCACCAGGAATTATAGGACCATTCTCACTTCAAAGTGTAATCACAAAAGATTTAGAATTAGTAGTGTACGACGTCTCTCTACGAGTTCCTGGAAACCCAATAGTTGCAACAACAAGTCCATATACAAAATATCAGTACGGAGAAACATTTGGAGTGGGTAGAAGAATAGCAATGGAGATTAAACATGCTCAAGAAGAAGGCCGTTTAGACGAAATAGTAACATAG
- a CDS encoding DUF151 domain-containing protein: protein MDIAQAQEPDYESVKIDYVGFVDPYAVEGMVVLKADNGREFHMRAFSGEVARHISSFGDTEGEPIPSIYRMIEEICEQSELILVKVKIYESGEVLRANLYFTGKKDIVLRNYRASDAMALGAFYNIPILVRKNLLKESMGV from the coding sequence ATGGATATCGCGCAAGCTCAAGAACCAGATTATGAATCGGTCAAAATTGATTATGTTGGGTTTGTTGACCCATATGCAGTTGAAGGCATGGTTGTTTTAAAGGCTGATAACGGTAGAGAGTTTCACATGAGAGCTTTTTCTGGCGAAGTTGCCCGACATATCTCGAGTTTTGGGGATACTGAGGGAGAACCTATTCCATCAATTTATAGAATGATTGAAGAAATTTGTGAGCAAAGTGAATTGATTCTTGTCAAAGTGAAAATCTACGAAAGTGGTGAAGTTTTAAGAGCCAATCTATACTTTACAGGAAAAAAAGACATTGTATTAAGAAATTATCGTGCATCTGACGCAATGGCATTAGGAGCATTTTACAACATTCCAATACTTGTTAGAAAAAATCTACTAAAAGAAAGTATGGGTGTATAG